The following coding sequences lie in one Thermodesulforhabdaceae bacterium genomic window:
- a CDS encoding N-6 DNA methylase, protein MIPLLSLLGYELHYNRQQYTVGNLTFPISHRAGEKEDEPPVHIVGIKQELGRLSPGGRPRLSPHSLVQEFLNRTEALWGLVTNGKIIRLLRDSTYIRRQCYVEFDLEAIFEQHLFQDFAVLYRLLHRSRLPRSGTDVHQCLLEQYYRHSVEQGGRVRDLLRDGVEECIKRMANGFLSHPKNDELRTRIRADVNDNQRLSPEELYRQLLRLVYRFLFMLVSEDRGLISQNPIYVEHYSVSRLRRLVDLRAAYTEHDDIWHSLRVLWKLLSDDTPVQQIGGKPLATLLDLPVLNGELFEPLFLDSCLITNRDLLKSLRSLVNYRENHSSSPRRVNYAALDVEELGSVYESLLDYHPLIDTSGSFPRFEFASGSERKSTGSYYTPAELVAELIKSALEPVIEKRLEKAREMANREWQKVPEKIQETFAREIAKGLPQSALSKEWQQTSFNIRYFLCAEQALLSIKVIDPACGSGHFLLAAARRLGRELARIRTGEDEPAPERVREAIRDVVAHCIYGVDKNPLAVELCRLALWIESHTSGKPLSFLDHRIRCGDSLVGVFDLKVLEQGIPDEAFNAVSGDDKQLATILKRENREERTGQLKILAACNPITTIQNLVADALALDSISDDSPEAIRRKKKLYDELQKKSDQARTACDLWTAAFFQPKNDKIPRDALITTDTLRRYIESGTAHPQAVAHAVTLSHENRFFHWPLEFPEVFAQNGFDVVIGNSPFNAKLGHASQKFMKTIYEDSGSINTAILFWLRAKQLIKVGGIIGLVTPKSITYFTRWSKIRSVLSSYLEELTDCGQAWRNVLLEQVLVVVKKDTPTEEVKTKRLYLMQHKSTYVRKEILDTFDVWFINPESSLMEILQSIQKSPNEWISLGKILVTYRGGNFQKFINNDGVFPVIGGKDISPFAIKSFSGFLTSQQIDNLALFKAPKAVFQNIVAYVSRPTHHIKIIGAVDYDGVICLDTVNIVKCPTGILSPEAIVGLLSSNLVNWFAHRVTFGFAQRTMHLDQFVLNRIFIPISLLEEKDKLDTLAKSLVYSKGRNKEAFIEIENIIQEAYKIGPKLRKELINFLGFPLRS, encoded by the coding sequence ATGATTCCCTTACTCAGTCTTCTCGGTTACGAACTGCACTACAACCGCCAGCAATACACGGTCGGTAATCTTACCTTCCCCATTTCCCACAGAGCAGGCGAAAAGGAAGATGAGCCACCCGTTCACATCGTAGGGATAAAACAGGAACTCGGGAGACTTTCGCCAGGCGGAAGACCCCGTCTGTCGCCTCATTCCCTTGTTCAGGAATTTCTAAACCGGACGGAAGCCCTGTGGGGTCTTGTCACCAACGGCAAAATCATTCGACTTTTGCGTGACAGCACCTACATCCGCCGGCAGTGTTATGTGGAATTCGATCTTGAAGCCATTTTCGAGCAACATCTCTTTCAGGACTTTGCCGTCCTTTACCGGCTGCTCCATCGTTCTCGCCTCCCCAGAAGCGGAACCGATGTCCATCAGTGCTTGCTTGAGCAATACTACCGCCACTCGGTGGAACAGGGAGGTCGGGTGCGAGACCTGCTGCGAGACGGTGTAGAAGAATGTATCAAGAGAATGGCTAATGGATTTCTATCTCACCCGAAAAACGACGAACTGCGAACCCGAATTCGAGCCGATGTAAATGACAATCAACGACTTTCCCCCGAGGAACTTTACCGCCAGCTTTTAAGGCTGGTCTATCGCTTTCTGTTTATGCTGGTCTCCGAAGATCGAGGACTCATAAGCCAGAATCCCATCTACGTGGAACATTACAGTGTCAGCCGTCTTCGCCGCTTAGTAGATCTTCGAGCAGCCTATACCGAACACGACGACATCTGGCATTCTCTGCGGGTGCTCTGGAAACTTCTTTCAGACGACACACCGGTGCAGCAAATCGGCGGTAAGCCTCTGGCAACTCTTCTGGATCTTCCTGTTCTGAACGGCGAGCTGTTTGAGCCTCTTTTTCTCGACTCCTGCCTTATCACCAACCGGGATCTTCTCAAATCCCTGCGGTCTCTGGTGAATTATCGGGAAAACCATTCCAGCTCACCCCGACGGGTGAATTATGCAGCCCTTGATGTAGAAGAACTGGGCTCGGTTTACGAAAGTCTCCTCGATTACCACCCGCTGATTGATACATCCGGTTCCTTTCCCAGGTTTGAATTCGCATCCGGCTCTGAGCGCAAATCCACCGGTTCCTACTACACCCCGGCAGAACTGGTGGCAGAACTTATCAAAAGCGCACTGGAGCCGGTAATCGAAAAACGGCTGGAAAAAGCCAGGGAAATGGCAAACCGTGAATGGCAAAAAGTTCCAGAAAAAATTCAGGAAACGTTTGCCCGTGAAATCGCTAAAGGATTACCGCAATCTGCTTTAAGCAAAGAATGGCAGCAAACCTCTTTCAATATTCGGTATTTTCTGTGTGCAGAACAGGCATTACTTTCCATCAAAGTTATAGATCCTGCCTGCGGTTCAGGTCATTTTCTTCTGGCTGCAGCCCGGCGGCTGGGCAGAGAACTGGCTCGTATCCGCACCGGGGAAGACGAACCTGCGCCTGAACGAGTCCGTGAGGCTATCCGCGATGTGGTGGCTCACTGCATTTACGGCGTGGACAAAAACCCCCTGGCTGTTGAACTCTGCCGCCTTGCCCTCTGGATCGAGTCTCACACATCGGGAAAACCCCTCTCCTTCCTTGATCACCGTATCCGTTGCGGTGACTCTCTGGTGGGAGTCTTTGACCTCAAGGTGCTCGAACAGGGCATCCCGGATGAAGCTTTTAACGCAGTCTCCGGTGACGACAAACAGCTCGCAACTATTCTCAAGCGAGAAAACCGCGAGGAGCGAACAGGACAACTTAAAATCCTTGCTGCCTGCAACCCGATCACCACAATCCAGAACCTTGTCGCCGATGCTCTGGCTCTCGACAGTATCTCCGATGACTCGCCCGAAGCCATCCGTCGGAAGAAAAAGCTCTACGATGAACTTCAGAAGAAGTCTGACCAGGCCCGCACAGCCTGCGATCTCTGGACTGCCGCCTTTTTCCAGCCTAAAAATGATAAAATCCCTAGGGATGCACTCATAACCACTGATACGCTCCGCCGTTACATAGAATCCGGAACCGCCCATCCTCAGGCGGTCGCTCATGCCGTGACACTTTCTCACGAAAACCGATTCTTTCACTGGCCTCTGGAATTTCCGGAAGTATTTGCACAAAACGGATTTGACGTAGTGATAGGAAATTCACCATTTAATGCCAAATTAGGTCACGCCTCTCAAAAATTTATGAAAACCATCTACGAAGATTCCGGCTCAATAAATACTGCAATTCTCTTTTGGCTTAGAGCCAAGCAACTAATAAAAGTTGGTGGAATAATAGGTCTTGTTACCCCAAAGTCAATAACATACTTTACCAGATGGAGTAAAATTAGATCTGTTTTATCCTCCTATTTAGAAGAATTAACTGACTGTGGACAGGCGTGGAGAAATGTTCTGTTAGAACAAGTTCTCGTTGTTGTAAAAAAAGACACACCAACCGAAGAAGTAAAGACTAAAAGGCTTTACCTTATGCAACATAAGTCCACTTATGTGCGCAAAGAAATATTGGATACATTTGACGTTTGGTTCATAAATCCAGAATCCAGCTTAATGGAAATTTTGCAAAGTATTCAAAAATCTCCCAACGAGTGGATTTCCCTTGGCAAAATACTTGTAACTTACAGAGGAGGGAATTTCCAGAAATTCATTAATAATGACGGAGTTTTTCCTGTTATTGGTGGAAAAGATATTTCTCCCTTTGCAATAAAATCTTTCTCTGGCTTTTTAACATCACAACAAATAGATAACCTAGCTTTATTCAAAGCTCCCAAAGCAGTATTTCAAAACATCGTAGCCTATGTTTCGCGCCCGACCCACCATATAAAAATTATCGGCGCCGTGGATTATGATGGTGTAATTTGTTTAGATACTGTGAATATAGTAAAATGTCCCACAGGAATACTCTCTCCTGAAGCTATAGTAGGTCTCCTATCTTCTAACCTCGTAAATTGGTTTGCTCATCGGGTTACCTTTGGATTTGCACAACGAACTATGCATCTAGACCAGTTTGTACTTAACCGTATTTTTATCCCCATAAGTTTACTTGAAGAAAAAGATAAACTAGACACGCTTGCAAAAAGCCTAGTTTACTCGAAAGGAAGGAACAAAGAAGCATTTATTGAGATAGAGAACATAATTCAAGAAGCATATAAAATCGGTCCAAAGCTTAGAAAAGAACTGATAAACTTTTTAGGGTTCCCTTTACGGAGTTAA
- a CDS encoding DEAD/DEAH box helicase gives MSETIFELHSRIINDYRDFVHSFIQIADDRVREFVEHALLEEEQLWPEPLVQLSPAYKRASNVKELSEEGILHPETVSIFCTKDDNPIQLYQHQVEAIKKAARGESFVVTSGTGSGKSFCYIIPIIDRIIRSPEIQRPVAIIVYPMNALANSQLATLHQIAQGYTQRTGKDFPVRFARYTGETPEEERRAIQKDPPHILMTNYMMAELMMVRPEDRALLREGASPLFLVFDELHTYRGRQGADVAMLVRRLKARMNRQPVIHIGTSATMVAHRDATPDDRRRAVAEFASLFFGHSIGPDGIIEETLEPITEGGPPSVDEIRNGMDIPLPEKLESFRRHPLVRWMEYALGVQTDADGKLRRRVPRTLSDASRELSSLTGRDEKECSEKLRQVLLQALSLSSKDGHQPIFPFKLHQFVSQGRAVYASLEPSEKRRFSLEERSSREGESLWAPLRFCRICGQDYYCMVRVENRFIPLLPNAEDLPEGGTPGYLMPAFPDMPDLEDIIPDSWYDSRSGRLAGTWKSRMPLKVWVFPDGTFSTEETDGATAMWWQEEKFWLCLRCGEHYTAREGEYSKLATLSTEGRSSATTVLATALL, from the coding sequence ATGAGCGAGACTATTTTTGAACTTCACTCCCGCATCATCAACGACTATCGTGACTTCGTCCATTCGTTTATTCAGATTGCCGACGACAGAGTGCGGGAATTTGTTGAACATGCACTGCTGGAGGAAGAACAACTATGGCCTGAGCCTCTGGTGCAACTTTCTCCAGCTTACAAACGAGCTTCAAATGTAAAAGAACTGTCTGAAGAAGGAATCCTCCATCCAGAGACAGTCAGTATCTTTTGCACAAAAGATGACAATCCCATCCAGCTTTACCAGCATCAGGTTGAGGCGATTAAAAAAGCCGCCCGTGGTGAAAGCTTCGTGGTCACATCGGGCACAGGATCGGGCAAGAGTTTCTGCTATATCATCCCCATCATAGACAGAATTATTCGATCCCCTGAAATACAGCGTCCCGTGGCGATTATCGTCTATCCCATGAACGCACTGGCAAACTCTCAACTGGCTACATTACATCAGATAGCACAGGGCTACACACAGCGAACCGGTAAGGACTTTCCTGTTCGTTTCGCTCGCTACACGGGCGAAACACCGGAAGAAGAGCGCCGAGCGATCCAGAAAGATCCTCCCCATATTCTAATGACCAATTACATGATGGCTGAACTGATGATGGTCAGGCCCGAAGATCGAGCACTTCTTCGTGAAGGTGCATCGCCTCTCTTTTTAGTCTTCGATGAACTTCACACCTATCGAGGTCGTCAGGGAGCAGATGTAGCCATGTTAGTGCGGCGGCTGAAGGCACGCATGAACCGCCAGCCCGTGATCCACATCGGCACTAGCGCCACCATGGTCGCTCACCGAGATGCCACGCCCGACGATCGCCGACGGGCAGTAGCCGAATTTGCATCCCTTTTCTTCGGGCATTCCATAGGACCGGACGGGATTATCGAAGAGACTCTGGAGCCCATCACGGAAGGTGGCCCGCCTTCCGTGGATGAAATCCGGAATGGTATGGACATTCCTTTACCAGAGAAACTGGAATCGTTCCGACGCCATCCACTGGTGCGCTGGATGGAATATGCTCTGGGTGTTCAAACAGATGCGGACGGGAAGTTGCGCCGTCGAGTGCCACGCACGCTTTCTGATGCTTCGCGAGAACTTTCTTCCCTAACCGGGCGAGATGAAAAGGAATGCAGTGAAAAACTGCGTCAGGTGCTACTGCAGGCTCTAAGTCTTTCGTCTAAGGATGGACATCAGCCGATCTTCCCTTTCAAACTCCATCAGTTTGTCAGCCAGGGAAGGGCTGTCTATGCCTCTCTTGAGCCTTCAGAAAAGCGCCGATTTAGCCTGGAAGAGCGTTCATCCAGAGAAGGTGAAAGCCTCTGGGCGCCCCTTCGATTTTGCCGTATATGCGGTCAGGATTACTATTGCATGGTCAGAGTGGAAAATCGCTTCATCCCGCTTCTGCCAAATGCAGAGGATCTTCCCGAGGGGGGAACTCCCGGCTACCTTATGCCAGCTTTTCCGGATATGCCTGATTTGGAGGATATTATTCCAGATTCGTGGTATGACAGCAGAAGTGGACGACTTGCCGGAACCTGGAAGAGCCGTATGCCCCTGAAGGTCTGGGTTTTTCCAGATGGCACCTTCAGCACCGAAGAGACTGACGGGGCAACGGCTATGTGGTGGCAGGAAGAAAAGTTCTGGCTCTGTTTGCGCTGTGGCGAACACTATACTGCGCGAGAGGGAGAGTATTCAAAACTGGCTACCCTTTCTACAGAAGGACGATCATCTGCTACTACTGTTCTGGCTACGGCTCTTCTTTGA
- a CDS encoding helicase-related protein — protein MQVATLRAALYQALKEHKKIRFDTIAREVVRHMGLNLSDIAQNPDLDPESAIAERIWKTFEELTEYRLYEDLRRGWRVVQPNLEDVGLLKIEYDGLSKLCEREDLFKYLPGLSSRSQEERFEILQAVLDYFRKRLAIRARALQDDHQKELRRRSEQYLNEFWGLDPDNSFMRQAAVMLRPGKDRRYPRGASFKLTARSLLGRYLQRALKIDSRDVETLLDGLLDVLVSQGFLHKLEPFRDHRCFQLNAGCLVWCLGDGKPPSPDLVWTRSSTDQNPAVNLYFQRFYQEATRELASLEAREHTAQVVTPGEREKRERRFRSEENPPLPYLVCSPTMELGIDIADLDAVHLRNIPPTPANYAQRSGRAGRQGQPGLIIAYCGAYSPHDQYFFRHREEMVAGSVRAPRLDLTNEALIRAHVQAEWLAQVNLPLRQSVDEVIDTEQIETLPLRDTVKPQLSLNDKALGELRARIKRILACDYDMLKQLCWFSDQWLERVLQEAPQTFDRAFDRWRELYQAATAQLDRAQKLIREKSKDAQESGRRLQDEAIRQRNLLLQQEVAREEGDFYPYRYLASEGFLAGYNFPALPVRAWVPRREQGEFIARPRFLAIREYGPQNIVYHEGSKWEVVRFQAPPGGLAQRRMQKKLCLNCMAFTDVEDDLCSVCGVRFDGSNSSVVSLLEMSNVALRRRERITCNEEE, from the coding sequence GTGCAGGTTGCCACACTGCGAGCGGCTCTCTATCAGGCATTAAAAGAGCATAAAAAGATTCGTTTCGACACGATTGCCAGAGAAGTGGTTCGACACATGGGGCTTAATCTTTCGGACATAGCCCAGAATCCTGATCTGGATCCTGAGAGTGCAATAGCCGAAAGGATCTGGAAAACCTTTGAAGAACTGACCGAATACCGCCTTTATGAAGACCTGAGGCGAGGCTGGCGTGTAGTTCAACCCAATCTTGAAGATGTGGGGCTGTTGAAGATCGAATACGATGGGCTTTCTAAACTGTGTGAGCGTGAGGATCTTTTTAAATATCTTCCAGGATTGTCCAGCCGTTCACAGGAAGAGCGTTTCGAGATCCTGCAGGCTGTGCTGGACTACTTCCGCAAGCGGCTGGCTATCAGAGCGCGGGCGCTCCAGGACGACCACCAGAAAGAATTGCGGCGACGGTCAGAGCAATACCTTAACGAATTCTGGGGACTGGATCCCGACAATTCCTTTATGCGGCAGGCTGCTGTGATGCTTCGTCCCGGGAAAGACAGGCGCTATCCCCGTGGTGCATCCTTCAAGCTCACCGCGCGATCCCTTCTGGGGCGCTATCTGCAGCGGGCCCTGAAAATTGATTCCAGGGATGTGGAAACCCTGCTGGATGGACTGCTTGATGTGCTGGTCAGTCAGGGATTCTTGCACAAACTGGAGCCATTCAGAGATCACCGTTGTTTTCAACTGAACGCTGGCTGTCTTGTCTGGTGTCTGGGAGACGGGAAGCCACCATCGCCGGATCTTGTCTGGACGCGCTCTTCAACGGATCAAAATCCAGCGGTCAACCTTTACTTCCAGCGCTTCTATCAGGAAGCTACTCGTGAACTGGCTTCGCTGGAAGCAAGAGAACATACGGCGCAGGTGGTAACGCCGGGCGAAAGAGAAAAACGGGAGCGCCGCTTTCGGAGTGAGGAAAATCCCCCGCTACCCTATCTGGTTTGCTCACCCACTATGGAACTGGGCATTGATATAGCCGATCTGGACGCCGTGCATTTGAGAAACATCCCGCCAACGCCAGCCAATTACGCTCAGCGAAGTGGTAGAGCAGGAAGACAGGGGCAACCCGGTTTAATCATAGCCTACTGCGGCGCCTACAGTCCCCATGATCAGTATTTTTTCCGCCACAGAGAAGAGATGGTGGCAGGCAGTGTGCGGGCGCCCCGGCTCGATCTTACCAATGAGGCGCTGATTCGTGCCCATGTGCAGGCTGAGTGGCTGGCGCAGGTGAATTTGCCGCTTCGTCAGTCAGTGGATGAGGTTATAGATACTGAGCAGATCGAAACTCTACCGCTTAGAGACACCGTAAAGCCGCAACTCAGCTTGAACGACAAAGCGCTTGGAGAGCTACGGGCTAGAATCAAACGCATACTTGCCTGTGATTATGATATGCTGAAACAATTGTGCTGGTTTTCAGACCAGTGGCTGGAGCGAGTTTTGCAGGAAGCACCTCAGACTTTCGATCGAGCCTTTGACAGGTGGCGTGAACTCTATCAGGCGGCAACTGCTCAGCTTGATAGGGCACAGAAATTGATACGGGAAAAAAGTAAAGATGCTCAGGAATCAGGACGGCGGCTGCAGGATGAAGCGATCCGGCAGCGCAACCTGCTCCTGCAGCAGGAAGTGGCACGAGAAGAAGGAGACTTTTACCCTTACCGCTATCTTGCCAGTGAAGGGTTTCTGGCGGGTTACAACTTTCCGGCTTTGCCTGTCAGAGCATGGGTTCCGAGGCGAGAGCAGGGTGAGTTTATTGCCCGTCCGCGTTTTCTGGCAATCAGAGAATACGGTCCGCAAAATATCGTTTATCATGAAGGGTCCAAGTGGGAAGTGGTGCGGTTTCAGGCTCCACCTGGAGGGTTGGCACAGCGGCGTATGCAAAAAAAGCTCTGCCTGAACTGCATGGCTTTTACCGATGTTGAGGACGATCTATGCTCAGTATGTGGTGTCCGCTTCGACGGTTCTAACTCTTCCGTAGTTTCTCTGCTGGAAATGTCCAATGTGGCTCTACGCCGTCGAGAACGGATCACCTGCAACGAAGAGGAGTGA
- a CDS encoding helicase-related protein, whose translation MQPGNIVKFRGRDWILLPSEDENLYRLRPLTGVTDEVIAVHRFLTTIIQYALPEERIQPSYFPPPTLDDISDAASAYLLWQAARLTLRDGAAPIRSLGRISIRPRTYQFVPLLMALRLDPVRLFIADDVGVGKTIEALLVVRELIDRGEVRRLAILCPPYLCDQWEKELREKFNLEAVVIRSSTISHLERHKPAEKSIYEHYPIQVISIDWVKSDRNKHQFLQFCPELVIVDEAHTAAEASERNRSQQQRHQLLREIAKDQKRHLILLTATPHSGIEAAFRSLLGILHPEFQDWNIGKLGESQRIELARHFVQRTRKDIISDWEGEHCFPERLSVDETYKLSEDYRKLFNQTYDFCSEIIRTGEKLEERKRLVRYWGALALLRCVMSSPAAAIAALEKKRGAAEPSDIDEDETDFSPLVFEASEDLTDDENPTPPIEKTEETLSNSDRGKLRELLRIASDLLHSSQDTKLVRCVEVIKELLKEGFHPIVWCRYVATAEYLAEGLRRALDKRVQVTTITGRIGDEERQMKIKEIDSNRPRVLVATDCLSEGVNLQKKFTAVLHYDLPWNPNRLEQREGRVDRYGQIAPQVKAVRFYGKDNPVDGAVIEVLLNKAREIHRALGTYVPVPEESETVIQAVLNSLFLRRQEQVNKQFRQLSILDINPRLEKELQEFHRRWDLDAERERTNRTRFAQRAIKPEEVKRELEATDAVLGDPDAVREFVLNAAQRLNLQIRPDAHNPGTYCVNVSPEATATLPDAVRAELPQVKSGNWFISFSSPTPKGAEYIGRNHRFVSALARYILEEAISRGKDAVASRCGVLRTRKIDILTTLLLLRVRYLMEIPHQTPLISEEVLVLGYRPAGQLDYEWLSDEEALRLLSEARPEGNIPPGEKRELVEAVLDEIGVWHGTASEWENGSAVQKTIRQKIIQRARDLEERHKRIRKAVSLRVRELKVEPQFPPDLLGILILQPMVKP comes from the coding sequence ATGCAACCCGGAAACATCGTAAAATTTAGAGGTCGTGACTGGATTCTCCTCCCCAGTGAAGACGAAAACCTTTACCGCCTGCGACCCCTCACAGGCGTAACAGACGAGGTAATCGCCGTCCACAGATTTTTAACAACGATCATCCAGTATGCCCTGCCCGAGGAGCGCATCCAGCCTTCATATTTTCCTCCGCCCACGTTGGATGACATTTCAGATGCCGCCAGCGCCTATCTCCTGTGGCAGGCTGCCCGGTTGACCCTGCGAGACGGTGCCGCCCCCATTCGTTCCTTAGGAAGAATTTCCATACGTCCTCGCACATACCAGTTCGTCCCGCTATTGATGGCTCTGCGCCTCGACCCGGTGCGCCTCTTCATCGCCGACGATGTTGGAGTTGGAAAGACCATCGAAGCATTACTGGTAGTTCGAGAACTCATTGATCGAGGAGAAGTGCGCCGACTGGCAATTCTTTGCCCTCCCTACCTGTGTGACCAGTGGGAAAAAGAACTTCGCGAAAAATTCAATCTGGAAGCTGTTGTCATCCGTTCCAGCACAATCAGCCACCTGGAACGACATAAGCCGGCAGAAAAAAGTATTTATGAGCACTACCCCATCCAGGTCATAAGCATAGACTGGGTCAAAAGCGACCGAAACAAACACCAGTTTCTTCAGTTCTGTCCCGAACTGGTAATCGTTGACGAAGCTCACACCGCCGCCGAAGCAAGTGAACGAAACAGAAGTCAGCAACAGCGGCATCAGTTACTAAGGGAAATTGCGAAAGACCAAAAGCGGCACCTGATACTGCTTACCGCCACTCCTCACAGCGGAATCGAAGCAGCCTTTCGATCACTTCTGGGGATTCTGCATCCTGAGTTTCAGGATTGGAACATAGGAAAACTTGGCGAATCCCAGCGGATTGAACTCGCCCGCCACTTCGTTCAGCGGACTCGCAAAGACATTATAAGCGATTGGGAAGGAGAACATTGCTTTCCAGAACGCCTGAGTGTGGACGAGACATACAAATTATCAGAGGACTACCGAAAGCTCTTCAACCAAACATACGATTTTTGCTCCGAGATCATCCGCACAGGCGAAAAGCTGGAGGAACGAAAACGCCTGGTGCGTTACTGGGGAGCTCTGGCTCTGCTGCGTTGCGTTATGTCCAGTCCCGCAGCAGCCATAGCTGCACTGGAGAAAAAGAGAGGAGCTGCTGAACCGAGCGACATAGATGAAGATGAAACCGATTTCAGTCCCCTGGTCTTCGAGGCATCAGAAGATCTAACCGACGATGAAAACCCTACCCCGCCCATCGAAAAAACAGAGGAGACTCTCTCCAACAGTGACCGAGGCAAATTACGTGAACTATTGCGTATAGCCAGCGACCTTCTTCACTCTTCACAGGACACCAAACTTGTCCGCTGCGTGGAGGTCATCAAAGAACTTCTCAAGGAAGGGTTCCATCCTATCGTCTGGTGCCGATATGTGGCAACAGCCGAATATCTGGCAGAAGGTCTTCGACGGGCTCTGGATAAACGTGTGCAGGTCACCACTATCACCGGTCGTATCGGCGATGAAGAGAGACAAATGAAGATCAAAGAAATTGATTCCAACCGTCCGCGAGTGCTGGTAGCCACTGACTGCCTTTCGGAAGGCGTCAACCTGCAGAAGAAGTTCACAGCCGTTCTGCACTACGACCTGCCCTGGAATCCCAATCGCCTTGAGCAGCGCGAAGGTCGTGTTGACCGCTACGGGCAGATAGCCCCGCAGGTAAAGGCAGTGCGTTTTTACGGAAAGGACAACCCCGTAGATGGTGCCGTAATCGAAGTGCTTCTCAACAAAGCCCGGGAAATACATCGCGCTCTGGGCACATATGTTCCCGTGCCAGAAGAAAGCGAAACGGTCATACAGGCAGTGCTGAATTCGCTTTTTTTGCGGCGCCAGGAACAGGTTAATAAACAGTTTCGGCAGTTGAGCATTCTGGATATTAACCCCAGACTGGAAAAAGAACTCCAGGAGTTCCATCGCCGCTGGGATCTCGACGCCGAGCGCGAGCGAACAAACCGCACTCGTTTTGCTCAACGGGCAATCAAGCCTGAAGAAGTCAAACGAGAACTGGAAGCTACTGATGCAGTTCTCGGCGATCCCGATGCAGTGCGGGAGTTCGTTCTCAATGCGGCTCAGCGGCTTAACCTGCAGATCCGCCCTGACGCTCATAATCCCGGAACATACTGCGTAAATGTATCTCCTGAAGCCACAGCCACATTGCCTGACGCCGTGCGGGCTGAACTGCCTCAAGTAAAAAGCGGAAATTGGTTCATAAGCTTTTCTTCTCCAACACCGAAGGGTGCGGAATACATAGGCCGCAACCACCGGTTTGTTTCAGCTCTGGCACGTTACATCCTGGAGGAAGCCATCTCCAGAGGTAAAGATGCTGTAGCATCCCGATGCGGTGTTTTACGAACACGGAAGATTGATATTCTTACGACTCTGCTACTTCTAAGAGTGCGCTACCTTATGGAGATACCACATCAGACACCGCTTATTTCCGAAGAAGTGCTTGTTCTTGGCTACCGCCCAGCGGGACAGCTCGATTATGAATGGCTCAGCGACGAAGAAGCGCTCCGCCTTCTTTCAGAAGCCAGACCTGAAGGGAACATTCCTCCGGGTGAAAAGCGGGAACTTGTCGAAGCCGTTCTTGATGAGATCGGTGTATGGCACGGCACGGCCAGCGAATGGGAAAACGGAAGTGCCGTTCAGAAAACAATCAGACAAAAGATTATACAACGAGCGAGGGATCTGGAAGAAAGACATAAGCGCATCCGAAAGGCGGTATCCCTTCGGGTGCGAGAATTGAAAGTTGAACCCCAGTTCCCGCCGGATTTACTGGGAATCCTTATACTGCAACCGATGGTGAAGCCATGA